In the genome of Hymenobacter taeanensis, one region contains:
- a CDS encoding phosphosulfolactate synthase: MNYTLNQLPERTEKPREQGFTMVMDKGLSVREVEDFLEVGAPYTDIVKLGWATSFVTPNLKRKLAAYKEAGIPVYFGGTLFEAFIIRNQFDDYRRLLSEFGMEYAEVSDGSIDLNHDRKLEYIQQLSKDVKVLSEVGSKDAEKIIPPYKWISQMKTELEAGAIKVIGEAREAGNVGLFRSTGEVRSGLVEEILTQIPFEKILWEAPQKAQQVWFIKLLGANVNLGNIAPNEIVSLETIRLGLRGDTFTHFLDMDAVHEDFRPEKPTGKPGTSMPRG, translated from the coding sequence ATGAATTACACCCTCAATCAACTCCCTGAGCGTACCGAAAAACCCCGCGAGCAAGGCTTTACCATGGTAATGGACAAAGGCCTGAGCGTGCGGGAAGTGGAAGATTTCCTGGAGGTAGGTGCGCCCTACACCGATATTGTGAAGCTGGGTTGGGCTACTTCTTTTGTAACCCCCAACCTGAAGCGCAAGCTGGCCGCTTACAAGGAGGCGGGCATACCGGTGTATTTCGGCGGAACCCTGTTTGAGGCATTCATCATCCGCAACCAGTTCGATGACTACCGCCGCCTGCTAAGTGAGTTTGGGATGGAATATGCCGAGGTGTCGGATGGCTCCATTGACTTGAACCACGACCGGAAGCTGGAGTATATTCAGCAATTGTCGAAAGACGTGAAGGTGCTGTCGGAAGTAGGCTCAAAGGACGCGGAGAAGATCATTCCGCCCTACAAGTGGATTTCGCAGATGAAAACCGAGCTGGAAGCCGGCGCCATTAAAGTTATTGGCGAAGCCCGCGAAGCTGGTAACGTAGGCCTGTTCCGCAGCACGGGCGAAGTGCGCTCGGGTCTGGTGGAAGAAATTCTGACTCAAATTCCTTTCGAGAAAATTCTGTGGGAGGCCCCACAAAAAGCGCAGCAAGTGTGGTTTATAAAGCTGCTGGGCGCCAACGTAAACCTGGGCAACATTGCGCCCAATGAAATTGTAAGCCTGGAAACCATCCGGTTGGGCCTGCGCGGCGACACGTTCACGCACTTCCTCGACATGGACGCCGTGCACGAAGATTTCCGGCCAGAGAAGCCCACTGGCAAGCCGGGTACCTCTATGCCCCGCGGCTAA
- a CDS encoding tetratricopeptide repeat protein, whose protein sequence is MNENFEDRDEVLDTVRRFERMVAQNEPVFFDLADFENIIDHYTTNTQYDKALQACEAAIAQYPFSTELLIDRSQVLAMKGEYGAAAQQIEDVAQLDPDNPDVAVTRGIIATQKGDFAEAVAFFQQAAEHTQDRDDIFFNLGLAYQSWQKFKSAAKYYKQSLRLNPDNDVAVQELLYCLEISERLEKNLEFFRRFTDDDPYSAVAWYNLGQAYYRAGKFDDAISAFDYAILIDAKFHEAHGFLASTYVSLERYRKAIEEFELSYPEGQPTPEALCNIGECYEKLAEWDNARKFYQRAIDQDATIDEAWFGIGIVMNAQERYFEAIHFFRKAVSLYEESVEYWLALAAAEYQIGNVVSSIEAYERATQVAPDNKDAWLNWSILLYEQGNFDGAIDLMRNAVEIQPAEAELHYRLCAYLLAAGRYREAYQCLENALVLDFDKHRLLFEYFPELESQQALAKLIDQYRK, encoded by the coding sequence ATGAATGAGAATTTTGAGGACCGGGATGAAGTACTGGATACCGTGCGCCGTTTTGAGCGGATGGTAGCTCAGAACGAACCCGTGTTTTTTGACCTGGCCGATTTTGAGAACATCATCGACCACTATACCACCAACACTCAGTACGACAAAGCCTTGCAGGCCTGTGAAGCGGCCATTGCGCAATATCCTTTCAGCACTGAGCTGCTCATTGACCGCTCCCAGGTGCTTGCCATGAAAGGCGAGTACGGAGCAGCCGCCCAGCAGATTGAGGACGTAGCTCAACTCGACCCCGATAACCCTGATGTGGCTGTAACGCGCGGCATTATTGCCACCCAAAAGGGCGACTTTGCCGAGGCTGTGGCTTTCTTTCAGCAGGCCGCAGAGCACACCCAGGACCGCGACGATATTTTCTTTAACCTCGGCCTGGCCTATCAAAGCTGGCAGAAGTTTAAGAGTGCCGCAAAGTACTACAAGCAGAGCCTGCGCCTTAACCCTGATAATGATGTGGCGGTGCAGGAACTGCTGTACTGTCTGGAAATAAGCGAGCGGCTGGAGAAAAATCTGGAGTTCTTCCGGCGCTTCACCGACGACGACCCTTATTCAGCGGTGGCCTGGTACAACCTAGGCCAAGCGTATTACCGGGCTGGTAAGTTCGATGATGCCATCAGTGCCTTTGACTATGCCATTCTCATTGATGCTAAATTTCATGAGGCGCATGGTTTCTTGGCTAGCACCTACGTTAGCTTGGAGCGCTACCGCAAAGCCATTGAAGAGTTTGAGCTGAGCTACCCTGAGGGGCAGCCCACGCCGGAAGCTTTATGCAACATTGGCGAGTGCTACGAAAAGCTTGCCGAGTGGGATAATGCCCGCAAATTCTACCAGCGCGCTATTGACCAAGATGCCACTATTGATGAGGCGTGGTTCGGGATTGGTATTGTGATGAATGCGCAGGAGCGTTACTTTGAAGCTATTCACTTCTTCCGGAAGGCGGTGAGCCTGTATGAGGAAAGTGTGGAGTACTGGCTGGCTCTGGCCGCGGCTGAGTATCAGATTGGCAATGTGGTATCCTCGATAGAGGCCTACGAGCGCGCGACGCAAGTGGCGCCGGATAACAAAGATGCTTGGCTGAACTGGAGCATTTTGCTCTATGAGCAGGGCAATTTTGATGGTGCCATTGACCTGATGCGCAATGCCGTAGAAATTCAGCCGGCTGAAGCAGAGCTGCACTACCGGTTGTGTGCTTATTTGCTAGCCGCGGGCCGCTACCGCGAAGCCTACCAGTGCCTGGAAAATGCGCTGGTACTTGACTTTGATAAACACCGGTTGTTGTTTGAGTACTTCCCAGAGCTAGAATCGCAACAAGCGCTGGCTAAGCTGATTGATCAGTACCGGAAATAA
- a CDS encoding NAD-dependent epimerase/dehydratase family protein, translating into MIFVTGGSGLVGSFLIAELIARGESVRALYRGENTPQIPGADQVEWVSGDLRDALGLRVALAGVTHVFHCAGLVSYAPQDETALQQINVEGTANVVDACLERPGIRLGYVSSVAALGSKPGEQPTGTVQLDESAKWDLGAEHNAYATSKYLAELEVWRGIAEGLQAVAVNPSVILGPADWNRSSTRLFRYVYNQHAFYTPGNINVVDVRDVVDMLVRLTLDTTISGERYVLSAQAIPLHEFLGQAAACFRRKAPTVAVPEWAAETIWRFEHVRSVLTGARPLITKDTARAGRHPVEYSALKVQRVLGQSFRPVANTIAWCCEELMAKKQPTKQVA; encoded by the coding sequence ATGATATTCGTTACCGGAGGTAGTGGCCTAGTAGGCAGCTTTTTGATTGCCGAACTGATTGCGCGGGGCGAGAGCGTTAGGGCGCTGTACCGAGGCGAGAATACTCCGCAAATACCCGGCGCCGATCAGGTAGAGTGGGTATCTGGCGACCTGCGCGATGCCCTGGGCCTGCGGGTAGCCTTAGCAGGTGTAACCCATGTGTTCCATTGCGCCGGCTTGGTCTCCTATGCCCCGCAGGATGAAACAGCCTTGCAGCAAATTAATGTGGAAGGCACCGCTAATGTAGTAGATGCCTGTTTGGAGCGGCCCGGCATTCGGTTAGGGTACGTGTCATCGGTGGCAGCCCTGGGCAGCAAGCCTGGGGAGCAGCCAACCGGTACGGTGCAGCTAGACGAAAGTGCTAAGTGGGACCTAGGAGCGGAGCATAACGCGTATGCTACCTCTAAATACTTGGCAGAGCTGGAGGTATGGCGGGGTATTGCGGAGGGGCTGCAGGCTGTGGCGGTTAACCCATCCGTAATTTTGGGACCCGCCGACTGGAACCGTAGCAGCACCCGGCTCTTCCGATACGTCTACAACCAGCACGCCTTTTACACTCCTGGCAATATTAATGTGGTTGACGTGCGTGATGTAGTGGACATGCTAGTGCGGCTGACTCTGGATACGACTATCAGTGGGGAGCGGTATGTGTTGAGTGCTCAGGCTATACCTTTGCACGAGTTTCTGGGGCAGGCGGCTGCTTGCTTCCGCCGCAAAGCCCCAACCGTAGCGGTGCCGGAGTGGGCCGCTGAAACCATTTGGCGTTTTGAGCACGTGCGTTCGGTATTAACGGGGGCTAGGCCACTAATCACGAAAGACACCGCCCGAGCTGGCCGGCACCCAGTTGAGTACAGCGCCCTTAAAGTGCAGCGCGTACTGGGCCAGTCGTTCCGGCCTGTGGCGAATACCATTGCGTGGTGCTGCGAAGAACTGATGGCCAAGAAGCAACCAACTAAGCAGGTGGCCTGA
- a CDS encoding tyrosine-protein phosphatase: MASFFEKLFGTKPTIASSQEAMVGLAVLGTDMHSHLLPGLDDGTETLEQAVELVKAMQQLGYRKLVMTPHIMGDFYRNTPEGVRGALSALRKAVAAAGVTGVELDCAAEYYLDEWFGQKMEAKEPLLSFGGDKNYVLVETSYINEPFNFADTMFQLKAYGYQPVLAHPERYTYLYGRFEQLESIRESGVLLQVNLNSLAGYYSAGAKRVAEKMIDAGIVDMLGTDAHHSKHTEFLRAKVLSSSYLQKALSLPLLNNTL; the protein is encoded by the coding sequence ATGGCTTCTTTCTTCGAGAAACTATTTGGCACCAAGCCCACCATTGCCTCCTCTCAGGAGGCAATGGTGGGCTTGGCCGTATTGGGAACCGATATGCACTCCCACCTGCTACCAGGCCTCGATGACGGAACTGAAACCCTGGAGCAGGCGGTAGAGTTGGTGAAAGCCATGCAGCAACTGGGATACCGCAAGCTAGTAATGACCCCACACATAATGGGCGATTTTTACCGCAATACCCCTGAGGGTGTGAGAGGAGCCCTATCCGCATTGCGGAAGGCGGTGGCAGCAGCCGGTGTTACCGGTGTTGAGCTTGACTGTGCAGCTGAGTATTACCTGGATGAGTGGTTTGGGCAAAAGATGGAGGCCAAGGAGCCTTTATTGAGCTTTGGAGGAGATAAGAACTACGTGTTGGTAGAAACTTCTTACATCAACGAGCCCTTCAACTTCGCTGATACTATGTTTCAGCTCAAAGCCTATGGGTACCAGCCCGTATTGGCTCACCCAGAACGATATACTTACTTATATGGGCGGTTTGAGCAACTAGAAAGCATTCGGGAGAGTGGAGTGCTACTGCAGGTGAATCTGAACTCTCTCGCTGGCTATTATTCAGCTGGGGCCAAGCGAGTGGCAGAGAAGATGATTGACGCCGGGATAGTAGACATGCTGGGTACGGATGCTCACCATAGCAAGCACACCGAATTCTTACGTGCCAAGGTATTATCTAGCAGTTATCTACAAAAAGCTCTATCCTTGCCTCTGCTCAACAATACGTTGTAG
- a CDS encoding GumC family protein, translated as MALNEEAELEELVRNAGGEADEDEGGGLDLTTLAMVARKSLPWVLLLVALGLLCSWLFLRYTSPVYQSSSTLKIDEKTEAGVLGLEGLGKMVEQKQTIAQLSGEIELIKSDLIYRRLRDSLDLEVNYFAEGTVLETELYRASPFKVVYETKAGGAGQLNTKFGLRFLSPQQVELTYQEAGQERTEKAAIGEIVETAGLRLKIEQTPLFRPTDVDRSFYFIIRDDGFINGYLSSNLQVQVVNPDANTISISFTDHNPLKAHDIVNKVDTAYLVEKIQRKQEQSAKTLRYLAEQSEENRRLLRQAEEQLQDYMKQNKLFDAESELGSLTTLLSTQEEERQKLQEQLSLLRNLNGQIEQNRFVAVEGVSAEQSIPALAEIKAPELSERVSELYDLQLQINRISNSYTPETQTIKNLQQQIAFVKRNIIQLLRQNQQLLQRQLDQMNGKANELQGRLAELPEIKTQIERLRRPRELYEKYSLLMMDKTLEYNIARAGITADFQVLSPANLPSAPIAPVRTMAYAIGLAAGLILGLGLIAVRYLLHNTVTSVAELERNTSSPVLGVIPTYDKEKMSVSKLIVDKNPKSAISEAIRSIRTNLEFMASSKKKRLISVTSTISGEGKTFVTVNLAGIIAASDQRVIVLDLDMRKPKVNLAFEAENTKGVSTILIDKHSWQECVQHTSIPTLDFISAGPTPPNPSELILSSRFDDLIEHLYQFYDVIIIDTPPVGLVTDGILIMRKADVPIYIVRANYSKKAFLKNINKLVRVNGFTKITTILNDAKASGMYGYGYGYGYGQGYGQGYYEETAPQAGVVEKIRKRFS; from the coding sequence ATGGCTCTGAACGAAGAAGCTGAACTGGAAGAGTTAGTCCGTAATGCCGGGGGTGAGGCGGATGAAGACGAAGGCGGCGGATTAGATCTGACTACCCTGGCAATGGTGGCTCGTAAGAGTTTGCCCTGGGTATTACTTTTAGTAGCGCTGGGCTTGCTGTGTTCTTGGTTGTTTTTACGCTACACCAGCCCCGTTTACCAGTCGTCATCTACCCTTAAAATCGACGAAAAAACTGAGGCTGGCGTACTGGGCCTTGAAGGGCTTGGCAAGATGGTAGAGCAAAAGCAAACTATTGCGCAGCTCTCCGGAGAAATAGAGCTGATTAAGTCTGATCTGATTTATCGTCGGCTACGCGACTCGCTTGACCTAGAGGTAAACTACTTCGCGGAGGGTACCGTGCTGGAAACGGAGCTTTATCGAGCTTCTCCTTTTAAAGTAGTTTATGAAACGAAAGCTGGTGGTGCCGGCCAGCTTAATACAAAGTTTGGGCTCCGGTTTCTGTCGCCTCAGCAAGTAGAGCTGACCTACCAAGAGGCAGGGCAAGAGCGCACTGAGAAAGCTGCTATTGGAGAAATAGTAGAAACCGCTGGGTTGCGCCTCAAGATTGAGCAAACGCCTCTGTTCCGTCCAACAGACGTGGATCGGAGCTTCTATTTCATAATTAGAGATGATGGTTTCATTAACGGTTACCTTAGCTCTAACCTACAGGTTCAGGTAGTGAACCCAGATGCCAACACCATCAGCATCTCGTTTACTGACCACAATCCACTTAAAGCACATGATATTGTGAACAAAGTGGATACGGCTTATCTGGTTGAAAAGATCCAGCGCAAGCAGGAGCAGTCGGCCAAAACACTCCGGTATTTGGCTGAACAGTCGGAGGAGAATCGCCGGCTTTTGCGCCAGGCAGAAGAGCAGTTGCAGGACTACATGAAGCAGAACAAGCTGTTTGATGCTGAAAGTGAACTGGGAAGCCTCACCACACTGCTGAGTACTCAGGAGGAGGAGCGGCAAAAGCTCCAGGAGCAATTGTCGCTTCTGCGTAACCTAAACGGACAAATAGAGCAGAACCGGTTTGTCGCTGTAGAAGGGGTATCTGCTGAGCAAAGTATTCCGGCCCTAGCAGAAATTAAGGCTCCCGAGCTTTCTGAGCGAGTATCTGAACTGTACGACCTACAGTTACAGATCAATCGGATTTCCAACTCCTACACACCTGAAACGCAGACAATTAAGAATCTGCAACAGCAGATTGCCTTTGTCAAGCGCAACATCATACAGTTGCTCCGCCAGAATCAGCAGTTATTACAACGCCAGCTGGATCAGATGAATGGCAAAGCCAACGAGTTACAAGGGCGCTTAGCTGAATTGCCAGAGATTAAAACGCAGATTGAGCGTTTGCGCCGTCCGCGCGAGCTATATGAGAAGTATAGCTTGCTGATGATGGACAAAACGCTGGAATATAATATTGCTAGGGCTGGTATTACTGCTGATTTCCAGGTGCTGTCACCAGCGAATTTGCCTAGCGCACCTATTGCTCCAGTACGTACGATGGCTTATGCTATTGGGCTGGCAGCTGGGTTGATACTAGGACTGGGCTTGATTGCCGTGCGGTACCTGCTGCATAATACGGTAACAAGCGTAGCGGAACTGGAGCGTAATACTTCTTCCCCGGTGCTAGGAGTCATTCCTACCTACGACAAGGAGAAAATGTCAGTGTCCAAGCTGATAGTGGATAAAAATCCTAAATCGGCAATTTCAGAGGCTATCCGCTCTATCAGGACAAACCTGGAGTTCATGGCTTCGTCTAAAAAGAAGCGTTTAATTTCTGTAACGTCCACTATTAGTGGAGAAGGGAAAACCTTTGTAACGGTAAACCTGGCTGGTATTATTGCTGCTTCAGATCAGCGGGTAATAGTACTGGACCTGGACATGCGCAAACCAAAAGTGAATCTGGCCTTTGAGGCTGAAAACACTAAAGGCGTAAGCACTATCCTGATCGACAAGCACTCCTGGCAGGAATGTGTGCAGCACACTAGTATTCCTACGCTGGACTTTATCTCTGCGGGCCCAACACCACCCAATCCATCAGAGCTGATTTTGAGCTCTCGATTTGATGATCTGATTGAGCACCTGTATCAGTTTTATGATGTAATAATCATTGACACCCCGCCGGTAGGATTGGTGACGGATGGCATCCTGATTATGCGGAAGGCCGATGTGCCGATTTATATTGTTCGGGCTAACTACTCTAAAAAGGCCTTCCTGAAAAACATCAATAAACTGGTTCGGGTGAATGGCTTTACCAAAATCACTACCATTCTCAACGATGCCAAAGCCAGTGGAATGTATGGCTATGGCTACGGTTATGGCTATGGGCAAGGCTACGGGCAGGGGTACTACGAAGAGACAGCGCCCCAAGCAGGGGTAGTAGAAAAAATCCGCAAGCGGTTCTCTTAA
- a CDS encoding polysaccharide biosynthesis/export family protein gives MQKDTFSRLLRLCVLCVCAALLSFSCTTSKLRQQNILFRTTGAGALDTARLRDVVNRAERNYIIQPNDYLYVQVATNKGERIIDPNGELGFGSPGGINGGGANRQPLGRSGSAGGRNNQQQQQGSGQSEFLVQHDGMIRLPMIEPLRIAGYTLLEADSVLQLRYSVYYKDVFVQTRVNNNRVVVMGAVAGGPGQVIPLYNDNMNLLEVLASAGGISGGYVGTTSASGQSGRADNIRLIRGNLKNPQVQIINLTTIDGMRRASLQVEPNDIIYVEPIRRPVYETLSDAQPYFGLLGTLVGVFTTFLLVRNAIISK, from the coding sequence ATGCAAAAAGACACGTTTTCCCGCCTGCTGCGCCTCTGTGTGTTATGCGTTTGCGCCGCGCTGCTCTCCTTCTCCTGTACAACTTCTAAGCTGCGCCAGCAAAACATATTGTTTCGCACTACTGGCGCCGGCGCTTTGGATACGGCCCGTTTACGGGACGTAGTTAACCGGGCTGAGCGGAATTACATCATCCAGCCCAACGACTACCTATATGTTCAGGTTGCAACCAACAAGGGCGAGCGAATTATTGATCCTAATGGAGAACTGGGCTTTGGGTCTCCGGGAGGGATTAATGGCGGCGGTGCTAACAGACAGCCACTTGGTCGTTCCGGATCAGCGGGCGGGCGCAACAACCAACAGCAACAGCAGGGTTCTGGTCAAAGTGAGTTTTTAGTGCAGCATGATGGCATGATCAGGCTGCCAATGATTGAACCTCTGCGTATAGCGGGGTACACGTTGCTGGAAGCAGATAGTGTATTGCAACTGCGGTACAGTGTTTACTACAAGGACGTATTTGTCCAAACGCGGGTCAATAATAATCGGGTGGTAGTAATGGGTGCTGTTGCTGGTGGACCAGGGCAGGTTATCCCGCTGTATAACGACAATATGAACCTACTTGAAGTGTTGGCTTCGGCAGGTGGTATATCAGGTGGCTACGTCGGAACAACGTCTGCTAGTGGCCAGTCAGGGCGCGCGGATAATATCCGTCTAATTAGAGGCAACCTGAAAAATCCACAGGTGCAGATTATCAATCTAACCACCATTGATGGTATGCGGCGGGCAAGCTTACAGGTTGAGCCTAACGATATTATCTATGTGGAGCCCATACGCCGACCAGTGTATGAAACGTTGAGTGATGCACAGCCTTACTTTGGTTTATTGGGAACACTAGTAGGTGTCTTCACGACATTTCTCCTTGTCCGTAATGCCATCATTTCGAAGTAG
- a CDS encoding acyl-CoA dehydrogenase family protein, translating into MELVATENQTMIAQMVRDFGAQHIKPNMMKWDESQEFPADVFHKLGELGLMGVLVPQEYGGAGFGYVEYVTAIAELSKIDGSIGLSMAAHNSLCTGHILQHASEEQKHKYLPKLASGEWIGAWGLTEPNTGSDAGNMRTVAVEDGDFYVLNGAKNFITHGKTGNVAVVIARTGEVGDSHGMTAFIIERGTPGFEAGRKEDKLGMRASETTELIFTDCRVPKENIIGKVGDGFVQALKVLDGGRISIAALSLGIAQGAYEAALQYSKERHQFNQPISNFQGIGFKLADMATEIEAASLLTYRAADMKDRGLNVNRESAMAKLYASEVAVRTANEGVQIFGGYGYTKDYPAEKYYRDAKLCTIGEGTSEIQKLVIARTILK; encoded by the coding sequence ATGGAACTGGTCGCTACAGAAAACCAGACAATGATTGCTCAGATGGTGCGCGATTTTGGCGCGCAACACATCAAGCCCAACATGATGAAATGGGACGAATCGCAGGAGTTTCCTGCTGACGTCTTTCACAAACTCGGCGAGCTAGGCCTCATGGGCGTGCTGGTGCCCCAGGAGTACGGTGGGGCTGGCTTCGGCTACGTGGAGTATGTAACTGCTATTGCAGAGCTCTCTAAAATTGACGGTAGCATTGGCCTGAGCATGGCGGCGCACAACTCGCTTTGCACTGGTCATATTCTGCAACATGCTTCCGAAGAGCAGAAACACAAATACCTCCCGAAGCTGGCCTCTGGCGAGTGGATTGGCGCCTGGGGCCTAACGGAGCCTAATACGGGTTCTGATGCTGGCAATATGCGCACAGTGGCTGTTGAAGACGGCGACTTTTATGTGCTTAACGGTGCCAAAAACTTCATTACCCACGGCAAAACTGGCAATGTAGCCGTAGTTATTGCCCGAACGGGGGAAGTAGGCGACTCGCACGGCATGACTGCTTTTATCATTGAGCGTGGCACGCCTGGTTTTGAAGCCGGCCGCAAAGAGGACAAGCTAGGTATGCGGGCCTCCGAGACCACGGAGCTTATTTTCACCGACTGCCGCGTACCCAAGGAGAATATCATTGGTAAGGTAGGTGACGGTTTTGTGCAGGCGCTGAAAGTATTGGATGGTGGTCGTATCAGCATTGCAGCCCTGAGCCTGGGTATTGCGCAGGGTGCCTATGAGGCTGCACTACAATACTCAAAGGAGCGCCACCAGTTCAACCAGCCCATCAGCAACTTCCAGGGTATCGGTTTCAAGCTAGCCGATATGGCTACCGAGATTGAAGCGGCTTCATTGCTCACTTACCGGGCCGCCGATATGAAAGACCGCGGCCTGAACGTAAACCGGGAGTCAGCAATGGCTAAGCTATACGCCTCAGAAGTAGCTGTGCGCACGGCTAACGAAGGAGTGCAGATTTTTGGTGGCTATGGCTACACCAAAGACTATCCGGCGGAGAAGTATTACCGCGACGCTAAGCTGTGCACGATTGGCGAGGGCACCTCTGAAATTCAGAAACTGGTTATTGCCCGTACTATTCTGAAGTAG
- the rpsU gene encoding 30S ribosomal protein S21, translating into MIIVQIKENESVDRALKRFKKKFERTGVLKELRRRTFFQKPSITNRKQKQKAIYKQVTYGNEASQ; encoded by the coding sequence ATGATCATCGTACAAATCAAAGAAAACGAGTCGGTTGACCGTGCGCTCAAGCGCTTCAAGAAGAAATTCGAGCGCACTGGCGTGCTGAAAGAACTGCGTCGCCGCACGTTTTTCCAGAAGCCTTCCATCACGAACCGCAAGCAGAAGCAGAAAGCTATCTACAAGCAGGTAACGTATGGCAACGAGGCTAGCCAATAG
- a CDS encoding tyrosine-type recombinase/integrase encodes MELFFDYLRFERRYSPHTVLSYQTDLRQFSAFLEATYELKDPAQADHMLIRSWVVALMQQHQDPRTVNRKIACLRSYYKYLLRTGVIQKNPMLRITSPKVAKKLPDFVAEDSLNGLLNTFEFPQDLAGSRDQLILELLYGTGIRLSELIGIGHEDISLAGKTVRVTGKGNKQRLVPLNPTLLLVLERYIAHKQREFSSDSNARRALLVTDKGEPLYEKFVYRTVKHYLSQITTASGQQHPHVLRHSFATHLLGKGADLNAIKELLGHANLAATQVYTHLSIDKLKSVFEKAHPKA; translated from the coding sequence ATGGAATTATTTTTTGATTATCTGCGGTTCGAGCGGCGTTACAGTCCGCACACGGTACTCTCGTACCAAACCGATCTGCGACAGTTTTCTGCTTTCCTAGAAGCCACTTATGAGCTGAAGGATCCGGCGCAGGCCGACCACATGCTCATCCGCTCCTGGGTGGTAGCCCTTATGCAGCAGCATCAGGATCCGCGTACGGTGAATCGGAAGATTGCCTGCCTGCGCTCCTACTACAAGTACCTGCTGCGTACCGGGGTCATTCAGAAAAATCCCATGCTGCGCATTACTTCGCCTAAGGTAGCCAAGAAGCTGCCCGACTTTGTAGCGGAGGATTCGCTTAATGGCCTACTCAACACGTTTGAGTTTCCGCAAGACCTGGCAGGCTCCCGCGACCAGCTGATTCTGGAGTTGCTTTACGGCACGGGCATCCGTTTGTCGGAGCTGATTGGAATCGGCCACGAAGACATTAGCTTGGCTGGTAAAACCGTGCGCGTAACGGGCAAAGGCAATAAGCAGCGCCTCGTGCCGCTAAACCCCACCTTGCTTTTAGTGCTGGAGCGCTATATAGCGCATAAGCAACGTGAATTTAGCTCGGACAGCAACGCCCGACGGGCGCTCCTCGTTACGGACAAAGGAGAGCCGCTCTACGAAAAGTTTGTGTATCGCACGGTAAAGCACTATTTAAGCCAGATTACTACGGCTTCTGGTCAGCAGCATCCGCACGTGTTACGTCATTCATTTGCCACGCATTTGCTAGGCAAAGGGGCTGACCTGAACGCTATCAAGGAGTTGCTGGGCCACGCTAATTTGGCGGCTACCCAGGTATACACCCACTTAAGTATTGACAAGCTCAAATCAGTATTTGAAAAGGCTCATCCAAAGGCCTGA
- the hpf gene encoding ribosome hibernation-promoting factor, HPF/YfiA family, with amino-acid sequence MKVQMQSVHFDADQKLIDFIQKRLDKLETFYDHVTEGEVIMRLNNKDGINNKTVEVKVRVPGTTLFAQEDAGTFEAAADAAADSLKRQITKYKDKLVSH; translated from the coding sequence ATGAAAGTACAGATGCAATCGGTGCATTTTGATGCCGACCAAAAACTGATTGACTTCATCCAGAAGCGACTTGATAAGCTTGAGACCTTCTATGACCACGTCACGGAAGGCGAAGTGATTATGCGCCTGAATAACAAGGATGGTATAAACAATAAAACGGTAGAAGTGAAAGTGCGCGTACCCGGCACCACGCTTTTTGCCCAGGAAGATGCCGGCACGTTTGAGGCCGCTGCCGATGCCGCCGCCGATAGCCTAAAACGTCAGATCACCAAGTACAAAGACAAGCTCGTGAGCCACTAA